In Macadamia integrifolia cultivar HAES 741 chromosome 13, SCU_Mint_v3, whole genome shotgun sequence, one DNA window encodes the following:
- the LOC122059900 gene encoding disease resistance protein RGA2-like isoform X3, with the protein MIQALSDEAEVKQFTNVAVKLWLDHLKQLLYDAEDILDEYATELLRLKLESANQTQQVRNPSVPLTPSSQTSSVSSWLNSGMESAIKSINQTLEGIQSIGPKVCNIAEELRGIKRFRSEVKEINQRLKSVAQEGVALGLNSSMGFGYSRPVVFSQRPPSSSLVNKYKVFGREEDMEKIVGWLLSDKTPCPSDNNNNFSVLPIVGMGGVGKTTLAQLVYNDERVKKHFHLKAWVCVSEDFDVVRLTKEILESATGASPLSNSLDMLHLKLQEALSEKRFLLVLDDVWNENYERWDTLSTTFAFGSPGSKILITTRNKGVASIVRTAPNDHCLKGLSEEACFSLIRRHAFMDENTSAANQKLEVFGHEIVKKCKGLPLAVKTLAGLLRDKRENNQWKAILENEIWDLRENEILPSLMLSYYHLPPLLKRCFAYCALFPKDYVFSKIEIVVLWMAEGIVQPEGIKRLEDIAGEYFDELIMRSFFELSNCFHPLVVSRLFINISKEFHRRSFFESSSNIRSGFVMHDLIHDLAQFVSGGIYCKKEYDRQSQVLTTTRHLSYVMDNYNVEATGFGAVKTLRTLLTLNDVAGSPIYFFPTMQFKFQFLRVLRFRNCCNCELPDSVGKLKHLRLLDLSFSDIVKLPDSIGSLYNLQSLVLSGCGRLKQLPEDMGNLVNLRILIFPRHWCFRKIPLGVGNLTNLESLGTLDAGPKQKLSQLRGTLDNSNLENLGNNGAEAMVARQHLLGLQLHKLTSLRYLQISICENLELLSKALYTLTSLRRLVIESCPDLVSFRETRLPTSLQELKIFDCENLRSLPKELHTLMSLKEFAIDSCPALVSFQETRLPTMLEELEIIDCENLKSLPMGLLHNLTSFQRLEIKECPALESIPDMELSTALCEVSILNCAQLNCFPKGLNKLTNLKQLEIVDCFFLMECKNLEPLHTFGLHNLIYLSYLTIGGCRALLSIPNGLLPTNLQDFCIKDCPILESLYDGLSDLTSLKCLEIHNCPKLTPRYQKKEGEEWSKIAQIPKVIIDGIWQ; encoded by the coding sequence ATGATTCAGGCCTTATCTGATGAAGCTGAAGTGAAGCAATTCACCAACGTTGCTGTGAAACTGTGGCTggaccacctcaaacaactccTCTATGATGCGGAGGACATACTGGATGAGTATGCTACTGAACTTCTACGCCTGAAATTGGAATCAGCTAACCAAACACAACAGGTACGCAACCCCTCTGTTCCTCTCACACCATCAAGTCAAACTAGTAGTGTTTCTTCTTGGTTGAACTCAGGCATGGAATCTGCAATTAAGAGCATTAATCAAACTTTAGAAGGAATACAAAGCATTGGGCCTAAGGTTTGTAACATTGCTGAAGAACTGAGGGGAATTAAAAGATTTCGATCTGAAGTCAAGGAAATCAACCAGAGGTTAAAAAGTGTAGCACAAGAAGGTGTTGCTCTAGGTTTGAACTCGAGCATGGGATTTGGGTACTCAAGGCCCGTGGTATTCAGTCAAAGGCCACCATCAAGTTCTTTGGTGAATAAATATAAAGTTTTTGGCCGAGAGGAAGATATGGAGAAGATTGTTGGATGGTTGCTATCAGACAAAACTCCATGTCCTTCTGACAATAACAATAATTTCTCAGTGCTACCCATAGTCGGCATGGGTGGAGTTGGGAAGACGACCCTTGCTCAACTTGTTTATAACGATGAGAGAGTTAAGAAGCATTTTCATTTGAAAGCTTGGGTGTGTGTATCAGAGGATTTTGATGTGGTGAGATTAACCAAAGAAATTCTCGAGTCAGCCACGGGGGCATCGCCACTTTCTAATTCACTGGACATGCTACATCTGAAACTTCAAGAAGCACTGAGCGAGAAAAGATTCTTATTGGTTCTAGATGACGTGTGGAATGAGAATTATGAGAGATGGGATACGTTAAGCACCACTTTTGCATTCGGTAGTCCAGGAAGCAAGATATTGATTACAACACGGAACAAAGGTGTTGCATCAATTGTGCGCACTGCTCCAAATGATCATTGTTTAAAAGGTTTATCAGAAGAGGCTTGTTTTTCATTGATTAGAAGGCATGCTTTCATGGATGAAAATACATCTGCTGCAAATCAAAAGTTGGAAGTATTTGGGCATGAAATTGTGAAGAAATGTAAGGGTTTACCTTTGGCTGTAAAGACACTTGCTGGTCTCTTGCGAGATAAAAGGGAGAACAATCAGTGGAAAGCTATTTTGGAGAATGAAATATGGGATTTAAGAGAGAATGAGATCCTTCCATCACTCATGTTGAGCTACTATCATCTACCACCTCTTCTGAAGAGATGCTTCGCATACTGTGCTTTGTTTCCCAAAGACTATGTATTTAGCAAGATTGAAATAGTCGTGTTGTGGATGGCGGAAGGTATTGTTCAACCGGAAGGAATAAAACGTTTGGAAGATATAGCGGGTGAGTATTTTGATGAACTAATTATGAGGTCCTTCTTTGAGTTATCTAATTGTTTTCATCCTTTGGTGGTAAGCCGGTTGTTTATTAACATATCAAAAGAATTTCATAGGAGATCATTTTTTGAGTCATCCAGTAACATAAGATCAGGGTTTGTGATGCATGATTTGATCCATGATTTGGCACAATTTGTTTCGGGTGGAATATATTGTAAGAAAGAGTATGATAGGCAATCCCAAGTTCTTACTACAACTCGTCACTTGTCTTACGTTATGGATAATTATAATGTTGAGGCGACAGGATTTGGGGCCGTGAAAACCTTACGCACCCTTCTAACTCTAAATGATGTTGCAGGTAGTCCTATATACTTTTTTCCCACCATGCAATTCAAATTCCAGTTCCTACGTGTGCTACGTTTCAGAAATTGTTGCAATTGTGAGTTGCCTGATTCAGTTGGCAAGTTGAAACATCTAAGGCTTCTTGATCTCTCATTTTCTGATATTGTGAAGTTACCCGACTCAATTGGAAGTCTTTACAATCTACAGTCGTTGGTGCTAAGTGGTTGTGGAAGGCTAAAACAGTTGCCTGAAGATATGGGTAACCTCGTAAACCTTCGAATTCTTATTTTCCCTAGACATTGGTGTTTCCGTAAAATTCCATTAGGAGTGGGTAACTTGACTAATCTTGAAAGTTTGGGCACACTCGATGCGGGACCAAAACAAAAGTTGTCCCAACTCCGTGGGACTCTAGAcaattcaaatttggaaaatttagGCAATAATGGGGCAGAAGCTATGGTGGCCAGGCAACATCTTCTTGGGCTACAACTGCACAAGCTCACATCACTCCGATATCTTCAAATATCAATCTGTGAGAATCTGGAGTTATTATCCAAGGCACTATACACTCTAACATCTCTACGAAGATTAGTAATTGAAAGTTGCCCTGATCTTGTGTCCTTCCGGGAAACAAGATTGCCCACTTCGCTTCAAGAGTTGAAAATCTTTGATTGTGAGAATCTGAGGTCACTACCAAAGGAGCTACACACCCTAATGTCTCTCAAAGAGTTTGCAATCGATAGTTGCCCTGCTCTTGTCTCCTTCCAGGAAACAAGGTTACCCACTATGCTTGAAGAATTGGAGATCATAGATTGTGAGAATTTGAAGTCCCTGCCCATGGGACTCCTACACAACCTCACGTCCTTCCAAAGATTAGAAATCAAAGAGTGCCCTGCTCTTGAATCCATTCCAGACATGGAGTTATCTACTGCGCTTTGTGAGGTATCAATTTTAAATTGTGCGCAGCTAAATTGCTTTCCCAAGGGGCTGAACAAACTCACAAATCTTAAACAACTGGAAATTGTGGACTGTTTTTTTCTTATGGAGTGCAAGAATCTTGAACCCCTACATACCTTTGGTCTTCATAATCTCATATATCTTTCATATCTCACCATTGGTGGATGTCGTGCTCTCCTGTCCATTCCAAATGGCCTGCTTCCCACCAACCTTCAGGATTTTTGCATCAAGGACTGCCCAATTCTTGAATCCCTATATGATGGACTCTCTGACCTGACCTCTCTTAAATGTTTGGAGATCCATAATTGTCCAAAGCTGACACCACGGTAccaaaagaaggaaggagaagagtggTCCAAGATTGCCCAAATCCCGAAGGTGATAATAGATGGCATATGGCAATAA
- the LOC122059900 gene encoding disease resistance protein RGA2-like isoform X5, with product MESAIKSINQTLEGIQSIGPKVCNIAEELRGIKRFRSEVKEINQRLKSVAQEGVALGLNSSMGFGYSRPVVFSQRPPSSSLVNKYKVFGREEDMEKIVGWLLSDKTPCPSDNNNNFSVLPIVGMGGVGKTTLAQLVYNDERVKKHFHLKAWVCVSEDFDVVRLTKEILESATGASPLSNSLDMLHLKLQEALSEKRFLLVLDDVWNENYERWDTLSTTFAFGSPGSKILITTRNKGVASIVRTAPNDHCLKGLSEEACFSLIRRHAFMDENTSAANQKLEVFGHEIVKKCKGLPLAVKTLAGLLRDKRENNQWKAILENEIWDLRENEILPSLMLSYYHLPPLLKRCFAYCALFPKDYVFSKIEIVVLWMAEGIVQPEGIKRLEDIAGEYFDELIMRSFFELSNCFHPLVVSRLFINISKEFHRRSFFESSSNIRSGFVMHDLIHDLAQFVSGGIYCKKEYDRQSQVLTTTRHLSYVMDNYNVEATGFGAVKTLRTLLTLNDVAGSPIYFFPTMQFKFQFLRVLRFRNCCNCELPDSVGKLKHLRLLDLSFSDIVKLPDSIGSLYNLQSLVLSGCGRLKQLPEDMGNLVNLRILIFPRHWCFRKIPLGVGNLTNLESLGTLDAGPKQKLSQLRGTLDNSNLENLGNNGAEAMVARQHLLGLQLHKLTSLRYLQISICENLELLSKALYTLTSLRRLVIESCPDLVSFRETRLPTSLQELKIFDCENLRSLPKELHTLMSLKEFAIDSCPALVSFQETRLPTMLEELEIIDCENLKSLPMGLLHNLTSFQRLEIKECPALESIPDMELSTALCEVSILNCAQLNCFPKGLNKLTNLKQLEIVDCFFLMECKNLEPLHTFGLHNLIYLSYLTIGGCRALLSIPNGLLPTNLQDFCIKDCPILESLYDGLSDLTSLKCLEIHNCPKLTPRYQKKEGEEWSKIAQIPKVIIDGIWQ from the coding sequence ATGGAATCTGCAATTAAGAGCATTAATCAAACTTTAGAAGGAATACAAAGCATTGGGCCTAAGGTTTGTAACATTGCTGAAGAACTGAGGGGAATTAAAAGATTTCGATCTGAAGTCAAGGAAATCAACCAGAGGTTAAAAAGTGTAGCACAAGAAGGTGTTGCTCTAGGTTTGAACTCGAGCATGGGATTTGGGTACTCAAGGCCCGTGGTATTCAGTCAAAGGCCACCATCAAGTTCTTTGGTGAATAAATATAAAGTTTTTGGCCGAGAGGAAGATATGGAGAAGATTGTTGGATGGTTGCTATCAGACAAAACTCCATGTCCTTCTGACAATAACAATAATTTCTCAGTGCTACCCATAGTCGGCATGGGTGGAGTTGGGAAGACGACCCTTGCTCAACTTGTTTATAACGATGAGAGAGTTAAGAAGCATTTTCATTTGAAAGCTTGGGTGTGTGTATCAGAGGATTTTGATGTGGTGAGATTAACCAAAGAAATTCTCGAGTCAGCCACGGGGGCATCGCCACTTTCTAATTCACTGGACATGCTACATCTGAAACTTCAAGAAGCACTGAGCGAGAAAAGATTCTTATTGGTTCTAGATGACGTGTGGAATGAGAATTATGAGAGATGGGATACGTTAAGCACCACTTTTGCATTCGGTAGTCCAGGAAGCAAGATATTGATTACAACACGGAACAAAGGTGTTGCATCAATTGTGCGCACTGCTCCAAATGATCATTGTTTAAAAGGTTTATCAGAAGAGGCTTGTTTTTCATTGATTAGAAGGCATGCTTTCATGGATGAAAATACATCTGCTGCAAATCAAAAGTTGGAAGTATTTGGGCATGAAATTGTGAAGAAATGTAAGGGTTTACCTTTGGCTGTAAAGACACTTGCTGGTCTCTTGCGAGATAAAAGGGAGAACAATCAGTGGAAAGCTATTTTGGAGAATGAAATATGGGATTTAAGAGAGAATGAGATCCTTCCATCACTCATGTTGAGCTACTATCATCTACCACCTCTTCTGAAGAGATGCTTCGCATACTGTGCTTTGTTTCCCAAAGACTATGTATTTAGCAAGATTGAAATAGTCGTGTTGTGGATGGCGGAAGGTATTGTTCAACCGGAAGGAATAAAACGTTTGGAAGATATAGCGGGTGAGTATTTTGATGAACTAATTATGAGGTCCTTCTTTGAGTTATCTAATTGTTTTCATCCTTTGGTGGTAAGCCGGTTGTTTATTAACATATCAAAAGAATTTCATAGGAGATCATTTTTTGAGTCATCCAGTAACATAAGATCAGGGTTTGTGATGCATGATTTGATCCATGATTTGGCACAATTTGTTTCGGGTGGAATATATTGTAAGAAAGAGTATGATAGGCAATCCCAAGTTCTTACTACAACTCGTCACTTGTCTTACGTTATGGATAATTATAATGTTGAGGCGACAGGATTTGGGGCCGTGAAAACCTTACGCACCCTTCTAACTCTAAATGATGTTGCAGGTAGTCCTATATACTTTTTTCCCACCATGCAATTCAAATTCCAGTTCCTACGTGTGCTACGTTTCAGAAATTGTTGCAATTGTGAGTTGCCTGATTCAGTTGGCAAGTTGAAACATCTAAGGCTTCTTGATCTCTCATTTTCTGATATTGTGAAGTTACCCGACTCAATTGGAAGTCTTTACAATCTACAGTCGTTGGTGCTAAGTGGTTGTGGAAGGCTAAAACAGTTGCCTGAAGATATGGGTAACCTCGTAAACCTTCGAATTCTTATTTTCCCTAGACATTGGTGTTTCCGTAAAATTCCATTAGGAGTGGGTAACTTGACTAATCTTGAAAGTTTGGGCACACTCGATGCGGGACCAAAACAAAAGTTGTCCCAACTCCGTGGGACTCTAGAcaattcaaatttggaaaatttagGCAATAATGGGGCAGAAGCTATGGTGGCCAGGCAACATCTTCTTGGGCTACAACTGCACAAGCTCACATCACTCCGATATCTTCAAATATCAATCTGTGAGAATCTGGAGTTATTATCCAAGGCACTATACACTCTAACATCTCTACGAAGATTAGTAATTGAAAGTTGCCCTGATCTTGTGTCCTTCCGGGAAACAAGATTGCCCACTTCGCTTCAAGAGTTGAAAATCTTTGATTGTGAGAATCTGAGGTCACTACCAAAGGAGCTACACACCCTAATGTCTCTCAAAGAGTTTGCAATCGATAGTTGCCCTGCTCTTGTCTCCTTCCAGGAAACAAGGTTACCCACTATGCTTGAAGAATTGGAGATCATAGATTGTGAGAATTTGAAGTCCCTGCCCATGGGACTCCTACACAACCTCACGTCCTTCCAAAGATTAGAAATCAAAGAGTGCCCTGCTCTTGAATCCATTCCAGACATGGAGTTATCTACTGCGCTTTGTGAGGTATCAATTTTAAATTGTGCGCAGCTAAATTGCTTTCCCAAGGGGCTGAACAAACTCACAAATCTTAAACAACTGGAAATTGTGGACTGTTTTTTTCTTATGGAGTGCAAGAATCTTGAACCCCTACATACCTTTGGTCTTCATAATCTCATATATCTTTCATATCTCACCATTGGTGGATGTCGTGCTCTCCTGTCCATTCCAAATGGCCTGCTTCCCACCAACCTTCAGGATTTTTGCATCAAGGACTGCCCAATTCTTGAATCCCTATATGATGGACTCTCTGACCTGACCTCTCTTAAATGTTTGGAGATCCATAATTGTCCAAAGCTGACACCACGGTAccaaaagaaggaaggagaagagtggTCCAAGATTGCCCAAATCCCGAAGGTGATAATAGATGGCATATGGCAATAA